From one Papio anubis isolate 15944 chromosome 12, Panubis1.0, whole genome shotgun sequence genomic stretch:
- the MRPL17 gene encoding 39S ribosomal protein L17, mitochondrial: protein MRLSVAAAISHGRVYRRLGLGPESRIHLLRNLLTGLVRHERIEAPWARVDEMRGYAEKLIDYGKLGDTNERAMRMADFWLTEKDLIPKLFQVLAPRYKDQNGGYTRMLQIPNRSLDRAKMAVIEYKGNCLPPLPLPRRDSHLTLLNQLLQGLRQDVSQSQEASNHSSHTGQTPRI, encoded by the exons ATGCGGCTGTCGGTCGCTGCAGCCATCTCCCATGGCCGCGTATATCGCCGTCTGGGCCTCGGTCCCGAGTCCCGCATCCATCTGTTGCGGAACTTGCTCACAGGGCTGGTGCGGCACGAACGCATCGAGGCACCATGGGCGCGTGTGGACGAGATGAGGGGCTACGCGGAGAAG CTCATCGACTATGGGAAGCTGGGAGACACCAACGAACGAGCCATGCGCATGGCTGACTTCTGGCTCACA GAGAAAGACTTGATCCCAAAGCTGTTTCAAGTTCTGGCCCCTCGATACAAAGATCAAAATGGGGGCTACACAAGAATGCTGCAGATCCCAAATCGGAGTTTGGATCGGGCCAAAATGGCAGTGATCGAGTATAAAGGGAactgcctcccacccctgcctctgcctcgcAGAGACAGCCACCTTACACTCCTAAACCAGCTGCTGCAGGGTTTGCGGCAGGACGTCAGCCAGAGCCAGGAAGCAAGCAACCACAGCTCCCACACAGGTCAAACACCAAGGATTTAA